CTACAGGGAGTATATATTTTTCCATTACTATTGCTTCGTCTGTAAATGGACATACGTTGTAACAAGTGCTGCAAATCTGTGCCTTACCTGTTACTTTTCCTGTCTCCTCTTCTTTGTAATACTGGAAATTTAGGCACTCTTTCTGATTTATTACAGCCTTGCCGATACTTACTTTTTCAGGATTAATAAGATTATTATTTAAAGCTCCTGTAGGACAAACTTCGGGACATTTCATGCAAAGATAACAAGCTCTTTCCTCTACAAAAATATATGGCGTTCCAATCTGTAATTTTTCAAAAAGGTCAGCCCTTTTTATGCTGTCATATGGACAAACTTCTATGCACCTTGCACATCTAATGCAAAGCTCCATAAACATCTTCTCAGCCACAGCACCGGGTGGTCTAAGCCTATTCTGCTTAAAAAAACCTTTAAACGGATTATTAGACAAAAACTTTTGAAGAGTCTCTTTTAAACTCATATTTTAATCTTTTTTTTATCCTTAAATCTAAACACTTCAGGCGTAACCTCACCCTTTTCAATCTTTTCTACTGCTTCTTCAAAGTTGCAGTAGTGATGCCCTATATCTATTATCTCATCATGACTTTTAAGCTCTTCACATATTTTTTCAAGCTCCTTTTCCCCCTCAACTTCAAACACAACGATTATCCTTCTTCTATCTTCAGTTATAGAATATACCTCAATCTCTTTATATCCTCTTAATATTGATAATGCTTTTTCTGCCATATCATCAATTATATTTACAACACTACCAACTATTAGCATAAGCTACTCCTTACATTTGAAAAGCCCCTAAAAAGGGGCTCTTCTTTAACTGTATGCAGAATTAATATCTGTAATAACAACCTTATCTTCTATTTTAACAGGCCCTGATACCCTCTGAATCCTTACTGCTGCAATTTTAAATTCAGGCTCTTTTGAACCCGGGTCAACTGCATCATTGCACACAAAGTTAATCATTCGATCAAAAGCCTGATCATGCCATGGCACAAAAAGTATTCCAGGCATTGAAGTTTTAGTAACTACAGCAGGCAATACGGACTTACCTCGTTTGCTTTCAACAAGCACCATATCACCTGTAACAATATTGTATTTTGAGGCATCCGCAGGGTGAATCTCAACATAACCGTTAGGATGAGCCCTTGCAATTTCTGGAATCCTCATAGTCATAGTCCCTGTATGCCACTGCTCTATCACCCTACCGGTTGTAAGGTAAAATGGGTATTGGGCATCAGGCACTTCAGCAGCTTCCTTGTAAGGTCTAAGCCATATATTTGCCTTACCTTCATTTTTGCTATCCATGTAAAAATATACTTTTGCATCACTTGGAATTTGCTTGCCAAATTTTGCCAAAAACCCTTTATGATCAAACATTGGGTCCATCCCTCTGACATATCTCTTATATGTGCCGGGGTGGTCAACAGACGGACAAGGCCACTGAATCCCTGCAGGTTCTCTTTTTAATCTATCGTATGTCGCACCGTAAAGAGTATGGTCAGTATCTTTGGTAACCCTTGTATACTCTGTCCAAGCCATTTCATTAGCCTTCATTGAGTCATCCATATTCCATGGGATTAACTTCTCAAGCCCCATCCTTTTCGCTATTTGAGCTGCAATCCATATGTCAGGCTTTGCTTCAAAAGGTGGTTCAACACATTTTTCCGTAAGTTGACTTCTCCTTTCGCTACAGCCAAACACACCACCTTTTTCATAAATGAATGCAGCAGGTAGCACTACATCAGCAAGCTGTGTAGTCCTTGTAGGGAAAATATCAATAACTACAAGAAAAGCATCTTTCATCCCTTTTACATATTTATTTAAGTTAGGTAAGGACTGAGCCGGATTTGTAGTGGAAGTAAGCATTGCCTTTATAGGTTTGTTCGGGTCATCTTCGCCACCCAAAGAATCAAACATCTTCATTGTGTGAAATCCCGGTTTAGGATCGATTGTCCCCGGAGCAATACCCCACTCTTTTTCTACATGAGCACGCCACTTGTCATTAGTTACCGGCTTGGTACCAGGAAGAAGGTGACAGAGAGTTCCAGTTTCCCTTACACCGCCACAT
The window above is part of the Deferrivibrio essentukiensis genome. Proteins encoded here:
- a CDS encoding molybdopterin oxidoreductase family protein, giving the protein MNISRRQFIKASAAAATAAAIGVSVPKRSYAEGDVDKWVKGACRFCGTGCGVYVGVKDGKVVSIKGNPKAKTNFGFLCVKGFLAYKVMNHPDRLKYPMIRQADGKFKRASWDEALDYVASKFKYFHEKYGKDAVAYYGSGQCLTEESYTFNKLWKGGFGSNMVEGNPRLCMASAVGGYITTFGSDEPVGSYADIEQANCIFLVGSNTSECHPIIFRRIMRRKLDNPGVKIIVCEPRKTNTAKIADLWLPVDPGTDLAVFHSMAREIIKNNWVDKAFIDKNTRVTDGKNTYSFEKYAEFVEQFDPESVEKLTRCPAENIRKAAEWFATSGASMTLWTMGLNQRTRGVWANNLIHNLHLITGNICKPGADSFSLTGQPNACGGVRETGTLCHLLPGTKPVTNDKWRAHVEKEWGIAPGTIDPKPGFHTMKMFDSLGGEDDPNKPIKAMLTSTTNPAQSLPNLNKYVKGMKDAFLVVIDIFPTRTTQLADVVLPAAFIYEKGGVFGCSERRSQLTEKCVEPPFEAKPDIWIAAQIAKRMGLEKLIPWNMDDSMKANEMAWTEYTRVTKDTDHTLYGATYDRLKREPAGIQWPCPSVDHPGTYKRYVRGMDPMFDHKGFLAKFGKQIPSDAKVYFYMDSKNEGKANIWLRPYKEAAEVPDAQYPFYLTTGRVIEQWHTGTMTMRIPEIARAHPNGYVEIHPADASKYNIVTGDMVLVESKRGKSVLPAVVTKTSMPGILFVPWHDQAFDRMINFVCNDAVDPGSKEPEFKIAAVRIQRVSGPVKIEDKVVITDINSAYS
- a CDS encoding chaperone NapD, with amino-acid sequence MLIVGSVVNIIDDMAEKALSILRGYKEIEVYSITEDRRRIIVVFEVEGEKELEKICEELKSHDEIIDIGHHYCNFEEAVEKIEKGEVTPEVFRFKDKKKIKI
- a CDS encoding 4Fe-4S dicluster domain-containing protein; the protein is MSLKETLQKFLSNNPFKGFFKQNRLRPPGAVAEKMFMELCIRCARCIEVCPYDSIKRADLFEKLQIGTPYIFVEERACYLCMKCPEVCPTGALNNNLINPEKVSIGKAVINQKECLNFQYYKEEETGKVTGKAQICSTCYNVCPFTDEAIVMEKYILPVVTEKCVGCGICVEKCPVKTKDGKAINVIPTGMGDVKDAGYYYRRSKVLKSNPKEYRDILKGEKLIERKQGISTFGKKKEFKYDFDINASIEGWETNED